The following coding sequences lie in one Paenibacillus durus ATCC 35681 genomic window:
- a CDS encoding class I SAM-dependent DNA methyltransferase: MDQRLHNQIVNFIWSIADDCLRDVYVRGKYRDVILPMTVIRRLDAVLEPTKDAVLQMKASLDNAGVINQTAALCNVAGQAFCNSSPFKLKDLKSRAKQQQLKADFIAYLDGFSPNVQEILEKFKFRNQIDTMIEADILGAVIEKYVSPTINLSTEPVLDDNGEVKLPALDNHSMGVIFEELIRKFSEENNEEAGEHFTPRDVVELMADIAFLPVADKITDGSYLVYDGACGTGGMLTIAEERLQQLAAEHNKEISINLFGQEINPETYAITKADMLLKGEGLQNRKGCFWKCPECGEADHGNCGHS; this comes from the coding sequence ATGGATCAAAGATTGCATAATCAAATCGTTAATTTTATATGGAGTATTGCAGATGACTGTCTTCGTGATGTTTATGTCCGGGGCAAATACAGAGACGTGATCTTGCCGATGACGGTCATTCGTCGTCTTGATGCAGTGCTAGAGCCAACAAAAGATGCTGTGCTTCAAATGAAAGCTAGCTTAGATAATGCTGGTGTAATAAACCAAACAGCTGCACTTTGTAATGTGGCGGGTCAAGCTTTTTGCAATTCGTCCCCTTTTAAGCTTAAAGATCTCAAATCTAGGGCGAAGCAACAGCAACTTAAGGCAGACTTTATTGCATACTTAGATGGATTCTCTCCTAATGTACAGGAAATACTTGAAAAATTTAAGTTTAGAAACCAAATTGACACAATGATCGAAGCAGATATTTTGGGCGCGGTTATTGAAAAATATGTAAGTCCAACCATTAATCTTAGCACTGAGCCGGTCCTCGACGACAATGGCGAAGTTAAACTCCCTGCACTTGATAATCATTCGATGGGGGTAATTTTCGAGGAGCTTATACGCAAATTCAGCGAAGAAAACAATGAAGAAGCAGGAGAACATTTTACTCCTCGTGATGTTGTTGAGCTTATGGCAGATATCGCTTTTTTACCAGTAGCCGACAAGATAACGGATGGTTCATATCTTGTTTACGACGGTGCTTGTGGTACCGGCGGAATGCTTACTATTGCAGAAGAAAGATTGCAACAACTGGCTGCAGAACATAACAAAGAGATCTCCATAAATTTATTCGGGCAGGAAATTAACCCTGAAACGTATGCCATAACAAAAGCGGATATGCTGCTTAAAGGCGAAGGCTTGCAAAATCGTAAAGGTTGTTTCTGGAAGTGCCCAGAATGTGGGGAAGCTGATCACGGAAATTGTGGCCATTCGTGA
- a CDS encoding serine hydrolase domain-containing protein, whose protein sequence is MNLSELTAAIAPLDLRSCLISRNGRLLLEHYRDDLTRKELARINSCTKSILSASICIAMDQGIVPSANTRLSDFFPQLTRDHDPRKAEITLEHLLTMTAGWSWDEFGGRNSFPKMTRSAHWVHYVLEQPLENTPGTRMVYNSGNSQLLSAILAMCSGMSTAQFTEQHLLRPLGIEAYEWEEDPQGVHTGGFGMKLRPIDLWRFGQLYLQQGMWEGRQLISRTLVRRAVSPAVGTEPPRHGSYGWHWWTDRFAGAVSGVAVPDAASNAVEYFYARGYGGQFVYCLPELDVVVVLTQDQQRHKRNSIDVFRERIAPVLVGENPPN, encoded by the coding sequence ATGAATCTATCCGAGCTGACTGCCGCTATCGCTCCGCTTGATCTGCGCAGCTGCCTGATCAGCCGGAACGGCCGGTTGCTGCTGGAGCATTACAGGGATGACCTTACCCGTAAGGAGCTTGCCCGCATCAATTCCTGCACCAAGAGCATCCTATCCGCTTCCATCTGCATTGCAATGGATCAGGGAATCGTCCCGTCTGCAAATACCAGGTTGAGCGACTTCTTCCCTCAGCTCACACGCGACCATGATCCCCGCAAAGCGGAGATTACGCTAGAGCACCTGCTGACGATGACCGCAGGCTGGAGCTGGGACGAGTTCGGCGGGCGCAACTCTTTTCCCAAGATGACCCGCTCCGCCCATTGGGTCCATTATGTGCTAGAACAGCCGCTGGAGAACACTCCCGGAACGCGCATGGTGTATAACTCCGGCAATTCCCAGCTGCTGTCGGCGATTCTCGCCATGTGCTCCGGCATGAGCACCGCACAGTTCACGGAACAGCATCTGCTGCGCCCGCTTGGCATCGAGGCATATGAATGGGAGGAAGACCCACAGGGCGTTCATACCGGAGGCTTCGGCATGAAGCTGCGGCCCATAGATCTGTGGAGATTCGGCCAGCTGTACCTGCAGCAGGGCATGTGGGAGGGAAGGCAGCTGATCTCACGCACCCTGGTGCGGCGGGCTGTCAGCCCTGCTGTCGGCACCGAGCCGCCCCGCCACGGCAGCTACGGCTGGCATTGGTGGACCGACCGCTTCGCGGGCGCCGTTTCGGGCGTCGCAGTGCCGGATGCAGCTTCGAACGCCGTGGAGTATTTCTATGCCCGCGGCTACGGCGGACAATTCGTCTATTGTCTCCCTGAGCTGGACGTTGTGGTCGTCCTCACTCAGGACCAGCAGCGTCACAAGCGGAATTCCATTGACGTGTTCCGCGAGAGGATTGCACCTGTGCTTGTAGGAGAAAATCCCCCTAATTAA
- a CDS encoding WYL domain-containing protein, with translation MNLFEKIFNHQIISRLEDSGTFMVTSHERAWLKTMLEHPAAAEAFTPDTLNKLRTILEPDPLMDISSHLIEKARSMEKQVYHPLMRTLRRHILNKTGVRLTYAIKSGRVNSDQPGVPYKLEYSMVKREWYLLWYHLRHRTLMTTRLKKIHSVAAEPIEPSMADGIFRKIGRMLDSRKSEAVIEIVRDYNEELSRILYAFSSFEKDVEYDSDNDTYRVRVCLLGDDFEYLLSKIRFLGKRVRVVEGDYLKKRMLEASTKALERYGVISEGEELSS, from the coding sequence ATGAATCTGTTTGAGAAAATCTTTAATCACCAGATCATCTCCCGTCTGGAGGATTCCGGTACCTTTATGGTCACCTCACATGAGCGGGCCTGGCTGAAGACCATGCTGGAGCACCCGGCCGCAGCCGAGGCTTTCACCCCGGACACCTTGAACAAGCTGCGTACGATTCTCGAGCCCGACCCGCTAATGGACATCTCCAGCCATTTGATTGAAAAAGCCCGCAGCATGGAGAAGCAGGTTTATCACCCGCTCATGCGTACGCTGCGCCGGCACATTTTAAATAAGACCGGAGTTCGTTTAACCTATGCCATCAAGAGCGGGCGCGTGAACAGCGATCAACCGGGCGTTCCTTACAAACTGGAATATTCCATGGTCAAAAGAGAATGGTACCTGCTCTGGTATCACCTTCGGCATCGCACCCTCATGACCACTAGACTGAAAAAAATTCACTCTGTCGCAGCGGAACCCATCGAACCTTCGATGGCCGACGGCATTTTCCGGAAGATCGGAAGGATGCTGGATTCGCGCAAATCTGAAGCGGTAATCGAAATCGTCCGCGATTATAACGAAGAGCTGTCTCGCATCCTGTACGCCTTCTCCAGCTTCGAAAAAGATGTGGAGTATGATTCGGACAATGATACATACCGAGTTAGAGTCTGCTTGCTGGGGGATGATTTCGAGTATCTGCTCTCCAAAATCCGTTTCCTGGGCAAACGGGTACGGGTAGTCGAAGGCGATTATTTAAAAAAGCGGATGCTGGAAGCCTCGACGAAGGCTTTGGAGCGATACGGGGTAATTTCGGAGGGTGAGGAGTTATCCTCATGA
- a CDS encoding helix-turn-helix transcriptional regulator, which translates to MAKESFDKEIQFLRMLVLTSGAFSRQQFAERLGISVHTFDKTIRRLKDVISSMHQHLPQEQSAELSETIRFSYYDSTDPLLLFLFRAKSVKESESQRISLLLGAMNEQALTAMELLDICCDSLSPGIPLPDEKTIRSDLKYLEEVGVILKEPGPRPYRYRIQDDLIRSLSEEELIDLYDFVDVMANTQVPSVQGYLLRDGLKKHLLRGQFEQRAIEPFLYKYHYYSRILDEAHLFTLLHAIRHRRRVRFLYFSPKSEKSYASKNTNPLFERETKAKAEKTLPLKIVYDHQYGRWYLLSHGREGIRKYRMEGITQIEEDESVPEAWFEEKKSELEEKLRYSWLIDTGKPVTVRVRFYNPGDSEPNFVKERVLLQGQWGQIVFEDEYSFIYEITVNGTTEIRPWLRSFGSSCEALEPIRFRREMIAEWKEIQSYYESV; encoded by the coding sequence GTGGCTAAAGAGAGCTTTGATAAAGAGATCCAATTCCTGCGTATGCTTGTGCTGACAAGCGGCGCATTTAGCAGACAGCAATTCGCAGAACGACTGGGCATTTCCGTCCACACCTTTGACAAAACGATCCGGCGGCTCAAGGACGTGATCAGTTCCATGCACCAGCATTTACCGCAGGAACAGAGCGCCGAATTATCCGAGACGATTCGCTTCAGCTATTATGACTCTACCGATCCTCTGCTGCTGTTTCTGTTTCGGGCCAAATCGGTCAAAGAATCCGAAAGCCAGAGAATTTCGCTGCTGTTAGGCGCGATGAATGAACAGGCTTTGACTGCGATGGAACTCTTGGATATATGCTGCGACAGTCTGTCCCCAGGCATTCCGCTGCCTGACGAGAAGACGATTCGGTCGGACCTCAAATACCTGGAAGAGGTTGGCGTCATCCTTAAAGAGCCGGGACCCCGCCCCTACCGGTATCGCATTCAAGATGACCTGATCCGGAGCTTGTCGGAAGAGGAGCTTATCGATTTATATGATTTCGTGGATGTGATGGCGAACACACAGGTGCCTTCCGTTCAAGGCTATCTGCTGCGGGACGGACTGAAGAAGCATCTTCTGCGGGGTCAATTCGAGCAGCGCGCGATCGAGCCATTTTTATATAAGTATCACTATTACTCTCGGATTTTGGATGAAGCGCATCTATTCACACTCCTTCATGCCATCCGTCACCGCCGCAGAGTCCGGTTCCTCTATTTCTCGCCTAAGTCTGAAAAAAGCTACGCCTCCAAAAACACCAACCCCTTATTCGAAAGGGAAACGAAGGCCAAAGCGGAAAAGACGCTTCCGCTAAAAATCGTCTACGATCATCAGTATGGACGATGGTATTTACTTTCCCATGGAAGAGAGGGAATCCGGAAATACCGGATGGAAGGCATCACTCAAATCGAGGAAGATGAATCGGTGCCCGAAGCCTGGTTTGAGGAGAAGAAAAGTGAGCTGGAAGAAAAGCTGAGGTACAGTTGGCTGATTGATACAGGCAAGCCGGTGACGGTGCGGGTGAGATTTTACAATCCCGGAGATTCCGAGCCCAATTTTGTAAAGGAAAGAGTTCTGCTGCAGGGACAGTGGGGCCAGATTGTGTTTGAGGACGAATATTCTTTTATTTATGAAATTACGGTAAACGGGACGACCGAGATCAGACCGTGGCTGCGAAGTTTCGGGTCCAGCTGCGAGGCTCTTGAGCCCATTCGCTTCCGCCGGGAAATGATCGCCGAATGGAAGGAGATCCAGTCTTACTATGAATCTGTTTGA
- a CDS encoding slipin family protein → MLKKVTIQADQRGLLFHKGSYVKKLIPGTYHHLLWLQPTVVVLNIAKPFVVEGKDLQLFLHDDDLLRDLDIVRVQDHEYVLHYEDGQFVQLLKPGVYAFWSILKKHTFLHTDIRQPELPAEVDRSILPKLTANTQSYEIASYESGFLFYDHVLQRELSPGKYYFWRGPVSLMVKTIDLRQQQMDLIGQEIMTEDKVTLRLNFVCQYKIVKPLRALEMKSFDEQIHIQLQLMLREYVGTLKLDDLLKRKEDVASFILSRLREKGEEFGVQFLSAGVKDVILPGEMKDILNTVLLAEKKAQANLITRREETASTRSLLNTAKLMDENQTLFRLKELEFLEKICEKIGSISLTGGGDLLERLSSLIGEKKAASK, encoded by the coding sequence ATGTTAAAAAAAGTAACGATACAAGCTGACCAGCGTGGGTTGCTTTTTCATAAAGGAAGCTATGTAAAAAAGCTGATTCCGGGAACCTATCACCATTTATTGTGGTTACAACCCACAGTTGTGGTGTTGAATATCGCGAAACCATTCGTTGTAGAGGGTAAAGATTTGCAGTTGTTCCTTCATGATGATGACCTCTTGCGAGACCTCGATATCGTACGAGTGCAAGACCACGAATACGTCCTGCATTACGAGGACGGGCAATTCGTACAACTGCTTAAGCCTGGTGTCTACGCCTTTTGGAGCATACTCAAGAAACATACTTTTTTACATACGGATATCAGACAACCTGAATTGCCTGCCGAGGTAGACCGGTCGATCTTACCGAAGCTCACAGCAAATACGCAGTCCTATGAAATCGCGAGTTACGAATCCGGATTCTTGTTTTATGATCACGTTTTGCAACGAGAGCTTTCTCCTGGCAAATACTACTTCTGGAGAGGCCCCGTTTCGCTTATGGTAAAGACGATCGATCTAAGACAACAACAAATGGATCTCATCGGCCAAGAAATCATGACGGAAGACAAAGTTACGCTGCGGTTGAACTTCGTTTGCCAATACAAGATCGTAAAGCCATTACGTGCTTTGGAAATGAAATCGTTCGACGAGCAAATTCATATCCAGCTTCAGCTCATGCTTCGGGAATATGTCGGAACTCTTAAATTAGACGATCTTTTGAAACGGAAAGAGGACGTTGCGTCGTTCATATTGTCCCGTTTACGTGAGAAGGGTGAAGAGTTCGGAGTACAATTCCTTAGCGCGGGGGTTAAGGATGTTATTTTACCGGGTGAAATGAAAGATATCCTAAACACCGTCCTGCTGGCGGAGAAGAAGGCACAGGCGAATCTAATCACTCGTCGGGAAGAAACGGCATCGACCCGAAGTTTGCTTAATACCGCGAAGCTGATGGACGAGAATCAGACGTTATTCCGTTTGAAAGAGCTGGAATTCCTAGAGAAAATATGCGAGAAAATCGGGTCCATCTCTTTAACGGGCGGTGGAGACCTATTGGAACGGTTGAGCTCACTTATTGGTGAGAAAAAGGCGGCAAGTAAATAA
- a CDS encoding nucleotidyltransferase domain-containing protein, whose protein sequence is MSSYHQDILTVLERIEREEHVRILYACESGSRAWGFPSKDSDYDVRFIYVRPVEWYLSIFDKRDVIERPISDMLDINGWDLRKALNLFRKSNPPLLEWLQSPIVYRENRLITEQIRRISPLTFSPRSCIHHYLHMARGNYRDYLQGDQVKIKKYFYVLRPILACEWIEKYVTMPPIEFDQLVDGLLPGGSELKAVILDLLDRKKAGDEMDFEPRINPINDYLEEKIAYYERTASEMRPGDGNQDQQLDDLFRSVLHDVWEKGGEDDDSLKERIHKRGK, encoded by the coding sequence ATGAGCAGTTATCATCAAGATATCTTGACTGTGCTTGAGCGCATCGAGCGCGAAGAACATGTTCGGATCCTGTACGCTTGCGAATCGGGCAGCCGTGCATGGGGGTTCCCTTCAAAGGATAGCGACTACGACGTAAGATTTATCTATGTCCGGCCTGTAGAGTGGTATTTATCGATTTTCGATAAACGGGATGTGATTGAACGTCCCATCAGCGATATGCTGGACATCAACGGGTGGGATCTGAGAAAGGCTTTGAACCTGTTCCGCAAGTCGAACCCGCCTCTACTTGAGTGGCTCCAATCTCCGATTGTATACAGGGAAAACCGCTTGATAACCGAGCAAATCCGCCGGATCTCTCCCTTAACCTTTTCTCCAAGATCATGTATCCATCACTATTTGCATATGGCCAGGGGAAACTACCGCGATTACCTCCAGGGGGATCAGGTCAAAATCAAAAAGTACTTCTATGTTCTTCGCCCGATCTTGGCTTGTGAATGGATCGAGAAATACGTCACCATGCCACCAATTGAATTTGACCAGCTTGTCGATGGTTTATTACCTGGGGGAAGCGAGCTTAAGGCGGTGATTCTCGATTTGCTGGACCGTAAAAAAGCAGGCGACGAGATGGATTTTGAACCAAGAATCAACCCGATCAATGATTATTTGGAAGAGAAAATAGCGTATTACGAGCGAACGGCTTCGGAAATGCGGCCCGGTGACGGTAACCAGGATCAGCAGCTTGATGATTTGTTCCGGTCCGTACTCCATGATGTATGGGAAAAGGGTGGTGAAGACGATGATTCTTTGAAAGAACGTATTCATAAGCGAGGAAAATAA
- a CDS encoding PQQ-dependent sugar dehydrogenase gives MKKVKVSLRPIVSKINLPTVLKTAILPGDTIEKLFIATQVGEIFYIGNGMIGTFLDIRPRILKLGVSSGGYDERGLLGLAFHPEFYYNGLFYLHYSVAGTQGPGALPGAFESFKPNPCDPGTLNLKWINREIQYDHIDTVEEWILQSNGQPQKRRTLLHLRRPFLNHNGVNSLNFSPETGKLVLTTGDGGSGYDPFNLSQDDMEIAGKIIEIDVAKNTYIDNPPVVTRFNELPASIHEMLTVIAKGVRNIPGISYQRFYNQYIKYVGNVGQDLVESIFSFIHYKPIPVTQLIQASLMKSEPDQEGFINFGWRGWEGAFPTSIIRGSSANSTLDEKTIAYYDEAVITSVQRLQPLISYFHKDPRSDKFGATALTGVQPYMGNRIPELSGSVVFTDLARNEESQPPVRGVLAYTRVRTDCKLNDFSVIETDYNFGSQSAYFVSLGTNPDQTRLYLGVYGSMKVADFNQGTVFEIVP, from the coding sequence TTGAAAAAAGTTAAAGTTAGTTTACGACCCATTGTCAGTAAGATAAATTTACCCACTGTCTTGAAGACAGCCATACTTCCGGGCGACACAATCGAAAAATTATTTATTGCAACTCAGGTAGGAGAGATCTTTTACATAGGAAACGGAATGATCGGGACTTTTTTGGATATTCGCCCGCGAATCTTAAAACTAGGCGTCTCTAGTGGTGGATATGATGAACGGGGATTGCTAGGACTAGCGTTTCATCCTGAATTTTATTATAATGGCCTGTTTTATCTTCATTATTCAGTAGCTGGAACACAAGGACCAGGTGCTCTTCCAGGTGCTTTTGAATCATTTAAACCTAACCCATGCGACCCTGGAACTTTAAACCTAAAGTGGATAAATAGGGAAATTCAATATGATCATATTGATACAGTTGAAGAATGGATTTTACAATCGAATGGTCAGCCTCAAAAACGACGGACACTACTTCATTTAAGAAGACCATTTTTAAATCATAATGGTGTCAATAGCTTAAACTTTTCACCTGAAACAGGAAAGCTTGTTTTAACAACCGGAGATGGAGGATCAGGCTATGATCCATTTAATTTAAGCCAGGATGATATGGAAATCGCCGGCAAAATAATTGAAATTGATGTAGCTAAGAATACATATATCGATAATCCACCCGTGGTTACACGTTTTAATGAACTTCCTGCCTCCATTCATGAAATGCTTACGGTAATTGCCAAAGGGGTTCGCAATATACCAGGCATTTCATATCAAAGGTTTTATAATCAGTATATCAAATATGTGGGAAATGTCGGACAAGATCTGGTAGAGTCGATTTTTTCATTCATTCATTATAAACCAATACCGGTTACTCAGCTTATTCAAGCTTCTTTAATGAAATCTGAACCTGACCAAGAAGGGTTTATTAACTTTGGCTGGCGAGGGTGGGAAGGTGCTTTTCCTACATCGATAATAAGAGGCTCCTCTGCAAATTCGACTTTGGATGAGAAAACAATCGCTTATTACGATGAAGCAGTAATAACTTCAGTACAGCGTCTTCAGCCTCTAATTAGTTATTTTCATAAAGATCCCAGGTCTGATAAGTTTGGAGCAACTGCACTTACAGGGGTCCAGCCATATATGGGGAATAGAATCCCCGAATTATCGGGAAGCGTCGTGTTTACCGATCTAGCTCGGAATGAAGAATCTCAACCTCCGGTTAGAGGAGTTTTAGCTTACACCAGGGTACGAACAGATTGTAAACTAAATGATTTTAGCGTTATAGAAACCGATTATAATTTTGGGTCTCAATCAGCTTATTTTGTCAGTTTGGGAACGAATCCGGATCAAACTAGACTATATTTAGGGGTTTATGGATCTATGAAAGTGGCTGATTTTAACCAAGGTACTGTTTTTGAAATTGTTCCATGA
- a CDS encoding flavocytochrome c — protein MKKKVLPALILVLSVLLVIAGCGSGNAGNNTGNKEAAGATAGPTAGVTAEATSGASTTEYTPIDQLKDKYDIIIVGAGGAGMTAALEAKANGKNPVIFEKMPVAGGNTTKSSSGMNASQTKFQKEQGIQDSNDLFYEETLKGGHGTNDKEMLRFFVDNSASAIDWLDSIGIKLNNITITGGMNEKRTHRPEDGSAIGQYLVKGLVKNVREQGIPLFVNADVKELMQADGKVNGVKVLFNQTDEKTIASDAVIVTTGGFGANKGMIEEVRPDLKGYVTTNQVGSTGDGIKMILNVGGTTVDMDQIQVHPTVQQEKSYLIGEAVRGEGAILVAQDGKRFVNELDTRDNVTAAINALTEKSAYLVFDSGVKSRAKAIQQYEKMGFVKTADTIEALSKEINVPADQLKATLDTWNSSVKNKKDAEFSRTTGMDNDLSAAPYYAIKIGPGIHYTMGGVKINTNTEVLNKEGKPIPGLFAAGEVTGGLHGQNRIGGNSVAEIIIFGRQAGIKAAEFLKAK, from the coding sequence ATGAAAAAGAAAGTATTACCGGCTCTTATTCTCGTTCTCTCGGTCCTGCTTGTTATCGCGGGATGCGGAAGCGGGAATGCGGGCAACAACACAGGGAACAAAGAAGCGGCTGGAGCAACTGCGGGACCGACTGCGGGGGTAACAGCGGAAGCAACTTCGGGAGCGTCTACAACCGAATATACGCCGATCGATCAACTGAAAGATAAATATGATATCATCATTGTCGGTGCGGGCGGTGCCGGTATGACTGCCGCGCTTGAAGCCAAAGCGAACGGTAAGAACCCGGTTATTTTTGAAAAAATGCCGGTTGCCGGCGGGAATACGACCAAATCCTCTTCGGGGATGAACGCTTCGCAGACGAAATTCCAAAAAGAGCAAGGCATTCAAGACAGCAATGATTTATTTTATGAAGAGACATTAAAAGGCGGCCATGGCACCAACGACAAAGAAATGCTTCGTTTCTTCGTTGACAATTCCGCGAGCGCTATCGATTGGCTGGATTCCATCGGCATTAAATTGAACAATATAACGATTACAGGCGGAATGAACGAAAAGCGTACACACCGTCCTGAAGACGGCTCCGCGATCGGACAATACCTGGTCAAAGGCTTGGTGAAGAATGTAAGAGAACAAGGGATTCCGCTTTTTGTTAACGCCGACGTGAAGGAGCTTATGCAAGCAGACGGCAAAGTTAACGGTGTGAAAGTCCTCTTCAACCAAACCGACGAAAAAACAATTGCATCGGATGCTGTTATTGTGACGACCGGCGGATTCGGGGCCAATAAGGGAATGATTGAAGAAGTTAGACCGGATCTCAAAGGATATGTAACCACTAACCAAGTAGGCAGCACCGGCGACGGCATTAAAATGATTCTTAACGTTGGCGGTACAACTGTGGATATGGATCAAATTCAAGTCCACCCAACAGTGCAGCAGGAAAAATCCTATCTCATCGGGGAAGCGGTTCGCGGCGAAGGCGCCATTCTCGTTGCCCAAGACGGCAAGCGATTCGTTAACGAGTTGGATACCCGCGACAATGTCACGGCAGCCATCAATGCCCTTACCGAAAAATCCGCTTACCTGGTGTTTGATTCCGGCGTGAAATCCCGGGCTAAAGCGATTCAGCAGTATGAAAAAATGGGCTTTGTTAAAACAGCCGACACCATTGAGGCGCTGTCCAAAGAAATCAATGTTCCGGCGGATCAGCTGAAAGCGACACTCGATACTTGGAACAGCAGTGTGAAAAATAAAAAGGATGCCGAATTCAGCAGAACCACAGGAATGGACAACGACCTGTCCGCAGCGCCATACTACGCGATCAAGATCGGCCCTGGCATCCACTACACCATGGGCGGCGTGAAGATCAACACGAACACCGAAGTGCTCAATAAAGAAGGCAAACCGATTCCGGGCCTTTTCGCAGCAGGTGAAGTCACCGGCGGCCTGCACGGCCAAAACCGCATCGGCGGCAACTCCGTAGCCGAAATCATTATTTTCGGCCGCCAGGCGGGCATTAAAGCTGCTGAGTTTTTAAAAGCGAAATAA
- a CDS encoding putative holin-like toxin → MPVEVYQALSLMFMFGMFIIALLNYLKKK, encoded by the coding sequence ATGCCTGTGGAGGTTTATCAAGCGTTGTCATTGATGTTCATGTTCGGCATGTTCATTATTGCTTTGCTCAATTACCTCAAAAAGAAATAG
- a CDS encoding iron-containing alcohol dehydrogenase family protein, with translation MKRQAHEVAIPALLEVGDQVLSHFGELLGKAGFSRIVLCFGEGIRPLCEPQIIQSLTEQAQIEILDNRDVLDNSLEAIANTAFTLPARTEAIIGIGGGKALDIAKYIAFLNGLPFISVPTSVAHDGFASSGCSLYVGGRRTSVPARMPYGILVDLGLVRNSPVQFLYSGLGDILSKIPAIFDWRFEESLGATRVNDFAVMMAKKSVNSIVRMPYTDIREFFFIKEIVDSLTLSGIAMEIAGSSAPASGSEHLISHALDQIVERPQLHGIQVGVASYLMCLVQEHRVERVRKFLGETGFFDFVATLGMKQEDFERAIDLAPSIKPSRRTYLHLPEMRDKAQRLLRSDETLGRILS, from the coding sequence ATGAAGCGCCAGGCCCACGAGGTAGCAATCCCAGCGCTTCTGGAGGTTGGCGACCAGGTTCTTTCCCATTTTGGTGAACTGCTCGGCAAGGCCGGGTTCTCGCGCATTGTGCTCTGCTTTGGCGAAGGAATTCGCCCTTTATGCGAGCCGCAAATTATTCAATCGTTGACGGAGCAAGCGCAGATTGAAATTCTGGACAACCGGGATGTTCTGGATAATAGCCTCGAAGCTATTGCCAATACCGCCTTTACTCTTCCGGCTCGCACAGAAGCCATTATCGGGATCGGCGGGGGGAAAGCGCTGGATATTGCAAAATATATCGCGTTTTTAAACGGTCTGCCGTTTATTAGCGTACCGACCTCGGTCGCCCACGACGGCTTTGCCAGCTCCGGCTGCTCCCTTTATGTGGGGGGCCGCCGCACGTCGGTTCCCGCCCGAATGCCTTACGGCATTTTGGTCGATCTCGGACTTGTCCGCAATTCGCCGGTTCAGTTTCTTTACAGCGGACTTGGAGATATCCTCTCAAAAATCCCGGCGATTTTCGACTGGCGGTTCGAAGAATCGCTTGGCGCTACCCGCGTGAACGACTTTGCCGTTATGATGGCCAAAAAATCGGTGAACAGCATTGTACGCATGCCCTACACCGATATTCGCGAGTTCTTTTTTATTAAAGAGATTGTGGATTCCCTTACGCTTTCCGGGATTGCCATGGAGATTGCCGGAAGCAGCGCGCCCGCAAGCGGCAGCGAGCACCTAATTTCCCATGCTCTGGACCAGATTGTGGAGCGGCCGCAGCTTCATGGAATTCAGGTGGGAGTGGCCTCTTACCTGATGTGTCTCGTGCAGGAGCATCGGGTGGAGCGGGTCCGCAAATTCCTGGGCGAAACGGGATTCTTCGATTTCGTCGCAACGCTCGGGATGAAGCAGGAGGATTTCGAACGGGCGATTGACTTGGCCCCGTCCATTAAGCCGTCCCGCCGGACGTATCTGCATCTGCCGGAGATGCGCGATAAGGCGCAGCGCCTGCTTCGCAGCGATGAGACGCTGGGGCGGATTTTGAGTTAA